One genomic window of Polaromonas sp. SP1 includes the following:
- a CDS encoding DUF4845 domain-containing protein produces MKHQQRGISFIGLLFVCVVLVCAGILAAQVFPTLVEFQAITKAVAKAREGNTVAEVRAIFDKAAAIDDIKSIQGKDLEVTKEGDKTVVSFAYNKEIHMAGPAFLLLKYTNKSK; encoded by the coding sequence ATGAAACATCAGCAACGTGGCATTTCCTTCATCGGTCTTCTGTTTGTGTGCGTCGTCCTTGTATGCGCCGGCATTTTGGCCGCCCAAGTGTTTCCGACACTCGTGGAGTTCCAGGCCATCACCAAGGCCGTCGCCAAGGCCAGGGAAGGTAATACCGTGGCGGAAGTGCGGGCCATTTTTGACAAGGCTGCCGCCATTGACGACATCAAGTCGATCCAGGGCAAAGACCTGGAAGTGACCAAAGAGGGTGACAAAACCGTGGTTTCGTTTGCCTACAACAAGGAAATCCATATGGCCGGCCCCGCTTTTTTGCTGCTGAAGTACACCAATAAATCCAAATAA
- the rnc gene encoding ribonuclease III yields the protein MRTGATSNPGLPALQKRLEHEFSNPKLLQQALTHRSFSADHNERIEFLGDSVLNLAVAGLLYEQLSELPEGDLSRVRANLVKQDTLHKLAVVLGLPDMVRLGEGEAKSGGHKRPSILADALEAVIGAVYLDAGFETANQLVRRLFKDVEINPQMQAIGKDPKTELQEWLQGRKMNLPIYRVVGTMGAAHKQTFDVECEIAEYGRAERGIGGSRRAGEQAAAAAMLMFVKTLDS from the coding sequence GTGCGAACCGGCGCTACATCCAACCCGGGTCTGCCGGCGCTGCAAAAGCGCCTGGAGCATGAGTTCTCCAATCCCAAGCTGCTGCAGCAGGCACTGACGCACCGCAGCTTTTCCGCAGACCACAACGAGCGCATCGAGTTTCTGGGCGACTCCGTCCTGAATCTGGCGGTTGCCGGCCTGCTTTATGAGCAATTGAGCGAACTGCCTGAAGGCGACCTGTCGCGCGTGCGCGCCAACCTGGTCAAGCAGGACACGCTGCACAAGCTGGCCGTGGTGCTGGGCCTGCCCGACATGGTGCGGCTCGGAGAGGGCGAGGCCAAATCGGGCGGCCACAAGCGCCCGTCCATCCTGGCCGATGCGCTGGAGGCCGTGATCGGCGCGGTTTACCTGGATGCGGGTTTTGAAACCGCCAACCAGCTGGTGCGCCGCCTCTTCAAGGACGTTGAAATCAACCCCCAGATGCAGGCCATCGGCAAGGATCCGAAGACCGAATTGCAGGAGTGGTTGCAAGGGCGCAAAATGAACCTGCCCATCTACCGGGTGGTAGGCACCATGGGCGCCGCCCACAAGCAGACATTCGACGTGGAATGCGAAATCGCCGAGTACGGCCGGGCCGAGCGCGGCATCGGCGGCTCGCGCCGCGCCGGGGAGCAAGCCGCTGCGGCGGCCATGCTGATGTTTGTCAAAACGCTGGATTCCTGA
- the era gene encoding GTPase Era yields MLAQALSSRGAAVPAAAGAASAPPVGEQRCGLIAIVGKPNVGKSTLLNALVGQKISITSRKAQTTRHRITGMRTVEATQYVFVDTPGFQTRHGNALNRSLNRTVVGAVNDVDLIVFVVEAGQFNQADAKVLALLPEKTPAILLANKFDLIHRRAEIAPWLREMQERHNFAEFVPMSANNAKDIERLFGICEKYLPVQPWMYGADELTDRSDRFMAAEIIREKLFRLTGDELPYTSTVIIDQYEEEGALRKIAATIVVERDGHKGMIIGEKGEKLKRIGTEARHELETLTGGKVFLEIWVKVRSGWADDEARVKTFGYE; encoded by the coding sequence ATGCTGGCGCAGGCCCTGTCTTCGCGCGGTGCGGCCGTGCCTGCCGCAGCCGGTGCTGCGTCGGCGCCCCCGGTGGGCGAGCAGCGCTGCGGCCTGATCGCCATCGTCGGCAAGCCCAATGTGGGCAAATCCACCCTGCTCAATGCCCTGGTGGGGCAAAAGATCAGCATCACCTCGCGCAAGGCCCAGACCACGCGTCACCGCATCACCGGCATGCGCACTGTCGAGGCGACGCAGTATGTGTTTGTCGACACGCCGGGCTTCCAGACCCGGCACGGCAATGCGCTGAACCGCTCGCTGAACCGCACGGTGGTGGGCGCCGTCAACGACGTGGACCTGATCGTTTTTGTGGTGGAAGCCGGCCAGTTCAACCAGGCCGACGCCAAGGTGCTGGCCCTGCTGCCCGAGAAAACGCCTGCGATTTTGCTGGCCAACAAGTTCGACCTGATCCACCGCCGCGCCGAGATCGCGCCCTGGCTCAGGGAAATGCAGGAACGCCACAACTTTGCCGAGTTCGTGCCGATGTCGGCCAACAACGCCAAGGACATCGAACGCCTGTTCGGCATCTGCGAAAAATACCTGCCGGTCCAGCCCTGGATGTACGGCGCCGACGAGCTGACCGACCGCAGCGACCGCTTCATGGCCGCCGAGATCATTCGCGAAAAACTGTTTCGCCTGACCGGCGACGAGTTGCCCTACACCTCGACCGTCATCATCGACCAGTACGAGGAAGAGGGCGCCTTGCGCAAGATCGCGGCCACCATCGTGGTCGAGCGCGACGGCCACAAGGGCATGATCATTGGCGAGAAGGGTGAAAAGCTCAAACGCATAGGCACCGAAGCCCGCCATGAACTCGAGACGCTGACCGGCGGCAAAGTGTTCCTGGAGATCTGGGTCAAGGTCCGCTCCGGCTGGGCCGACGACGAAGCCAGAGTGAAAACGTTCGGCTACGAGTGA
- the recO gene encoding DNA repair protein RecO, which yields MANKRIGDEPAYVLHRYDWSESSLILEVFTRKYGRVALVARGAKKPSSSFRPILLPLQPLHIAFGGDAEIRTLKSAEWQGGHVMPTGDALLSGYYLNELLMRLMARDDPHPVLFDAYAATVQLLAAQSAETLQLALRAFELRLLRDIGFLPLLDVETATLAPLDPDTRYVLVPEAGLRQAHDDDRVSLPGGQWQALQQALGEEALFSDTVRACIPGFNELKTQLRGLLHYHCGVKVLKTRQMMMDLQAF from the coding sequence ATGGCCAACAAACGCATAGGCGATGAGCCGGCCTACGTCCTGCATCGCTACGACTGGAGCGAATCCAGCCTGATCCTGGAAGTGTTCACGCGCAAGTACGGGCGGGTGGCGCTGGTGGCGCGGGGGGCTAAAAAGCCCAGTTCCAGTTTCCGGCCTATCCTGCTGCCTTTGCAGCCGCTGCACATCGCCTTTGGCGGCGACGCCGAAATCCGCACGCTCAAGAGCGCCGAATGGCAGGGCGGCCACGTCATGCCCACAGGGGATGCGCTGCTGTCGGGTTACTACCTCAATGAGCTGTTGATGCGCCTGATGGCCCGCGATGATCCGCATCCGGTGCTGTTTGACGCCTACGCCGCCACGGTGCAGCTGCTCGCGGCGCAAAGCGCGGAAACCCTGCAGCTGGCGCTGCGCGCGTTTGAGCTCCGGCTGCTGCGCGATATCGGCTTTTTGCCGCTGCTCGATGTTGAAACCGCCACCCTGGCGCCGTTGGATCCGGACACGCGTTACGTGCTGGTGCCCGAGGCCGGCCTCAGGCAGGCGCACGACGACGACCGCGTCAGCCTGCCCGGCGGGCAGTGGCAGGCGCTGCAGCAGGCGCTGGGCGAAGAGGCCCTGTTTTCCGACACGGTGCGGGCCTGTATCCCCGGCTTCAATGAGCTCAAGACCCAGTTGCGAGGCCTGCTGCACTACCATTGCGGCGTCAAGGTCCTGAAAACCCGGCAGATGATGATGGACCTGCAAGCTTTCTAA
- a CDS encoding pyridoxine 5'-phosphate synthase, whose protein sequence is MKILSPAPLVSHVYDKTALSVNVNKVALLRNSRHLDIPSVRRAAELCLEAGAQGITVHPRPDERHIRPDDVFELAALMKDWPDREFNIEGNPFQNLMGFVHDLAARGLPLHQCTFVPDSEDQFTSDHGWNFPEDAERLAPLIQEVHDRRVRVSLFMDPVPEAMAAAKAVGADRVEFYTETYARAWGTPEKAEVLARFTRAGQAAAAAGLGINAGHDLNRDNLTEFVREVPNVLEVSIGHAFVADALELGYAATTRRYLLSIAQAFAPA, encoded by the coding sequence ATGAAAATCCTTTCTCCCGCTCCTCTGGTGTCCCATGTGTATGACAAGACCGCGCTGTCGGTCAACGTCAACAAGGTCGCCTTGCTGCGCAATTCGCGCCACCTGGACATCCCCAGCGTGCGCCGCGCCGCCGAGCTGTGCCTGGAGGCCGGCGCCCAGGGCATCACGGTGCACCCGCGCCCCGACGAGCGCCACATCCGCCCCGACGACGTCTTTGAACTTGCCGCGCTGATGAAAGACTGGCCCGATCGCGAGTTCAACATCGAAGGCAACCCCTTCCAGAACCTGATGGGTTTTGTGCACGACCTCGCCGCCCGCGGCCTGCCGCTGCACCAGTGCACCTTTGTGCCCGACAGCGAAGACCAGTTCACCAGCGACCACGGCTGGAATTTCCCCGAAGACGCCGAGCGCCTGGCGCCGCTGATTCAAGAGGTGCATGACCGCCGCGTGCGCGTCAGCCTTTTCATGGACCCGGTGCCCGAAGCCATGGCCGCCGCCAAAGCCGTGGGCGCCGACCGCGTGGAGTTCTACACCGAGACCTATGCGCGCGCCTGGGGCACGCCTGAAAAGGCTGAAGTCCTGGCCCGCTTTACCCGCGCAGGCCAGGCCGCCGCGGCAGCCGGCCTGGGCATCAACGCCGGCCACGACCTGAACCGCGACAACCTCACCGAGTTTGTGCGTGAGGTGCCCAATGTGCTCGAGGTGTCGATAGGCCACGCTTTTGTGGCCGACGCGCTGGAGCTGGGTTACGCCGCCACCACCCGCCGTTACCTACTTAGCATTGCTCAAGCTTTTGCCCCGGCATGA
- the acpS gene encoding holo-ACP synthase: protein MIYGIGTDICDVRRIRASLERHGERFARKILADGELATWKDRSARWPDRGVAYLATRFSAKEAFSKAIGTGMRMPMTWRSCEIAKAPSGKPEIVLHGALKTWFEARQLTAHVTVTDETDYAASFCVVEKMGL from the coding sequence ATGATTTACGGTATCGGCACTGATATCTGCGACGTGCGCCGCATCCGCGCCAGCCTTGAACGGCATGGCGAGCGCTTTGCCCGCAAGATTCTCGCCGACGGCGAACTCGCCACCTGGAAGGACCGCAGCGCGCGCTGGCCGGATCGCGGCGTGGCCTACCTGGCCACCCGGTTTTCCGCCAAAGAGGCCTTCAGCAAGGCCATAGGCACCGGCATGCGCATGCCCATGACCTGGCGCTCCTGCGAGATCGCCAAGGCCCCCAGCGGCAAACCTGAAATCGTTTTGCATGGCGCTCTCAAGACCTGGTTCGAGGCGCGCCAGCTCACCGCGCATGTCACCGTGACCGACGAAACCGACTACGCCGCCAGTTTCTGCGTTGTAGAGAAAATGGGGCTGTAG
- the nagZ gene encoding beta-N-acetylhexosaminidase, whose product MTQHAPLIIDIAGTALTKADRRRLKHPLTGGIILFGRNWKDRRELSELCLEIKDIREDLLICVDHEGGRVQRFRTDGFTHLPPMRELGNLWMKDQLAATNAATACGYVLGAELRASGVDFSFTPVLDLDYGESGVIGDRAFGRDPRVVTLLAKSLMHGLLQAGMANCGKHFPGHGFVKADSHTDIPVDKRSLKAILADDAAPYEWLNTTLSSVMPAHVIYPKVDARPAGFSSQWLNFILRSQLGFGGAIFSDDLSMAGARLIDGKEVSYTEAAVTALTAGCDMVLLCNQSVGDGQPVDELLDGMAEALLKGQWEAMEASELRRLALLPQGRAFGWDELMVQPAYMHALGLVP is encoded by the coding sequence ATGACCCAGCACGCCCCCCTCATTATCGACATCGCCGGCACCGCACTCACCAAGGCCGACCGCCGGCGCCTGAAACACCCGCTCACCGGCGGCATTATTTTGTTCGGCCGCAACTGGAAAGACCGGCGCGAACTCAGCGAACTGTGCCTGGAGATCAAAGACATCCGTGAAGACCTGCTGATCTGCGTCGACCACGAAGGCGGCCGTGTGCAGCGCTTCAGGACCGACGGCTTCACCCACCTGCCGCCCATGCGCGAACTCGGCAACTTGTGGATGAAAGACCAGCTGGCGGCCACCAATGCCGCCACCGCCTGCGGTTATGTGCTGGGCGCCGAGCTGCGCGCCTCGGGCGTCGACTTCAGCTTCACGCCTGTGCTCGACCTGGATTACGGCGAAAGCGGCGTCATCGGCGACCGCGCTTTCGGGCGCGACCCGCGCGTCGTCACCTTGCTGGCCAAAAGCCTGATGCATGGCTTGCTGCAAGCCGGCATGGCCAATTGCGGCAAACACTTTCCCGGCCACGGTTTCGTCAAGGCCGACTCCCACACCGACATCCCCGTGGACAAACGCAGCCTCAAAGCCATCCTGGCCGACGACGCCGCGCCTTACGAATGGCTCAACACCACGCTCAGCAGCGTGATGCCCGCCCACGTGATCTATCCCAAGGTAGACGCCCGCCCGGCCGGCTTTTCAAGCCAGTGGCTGAACTTCATCCTGCGCAGCCAGCTCGGTTTTGGCGGCGCGATTTTCAGCGACGACCTCAGCATGGCCGGCGCCCGGCTGATCGACGGCAAAGAGGTGAGCTACACCGAAGCGGCCGTGACGGCGTTGACCGCCGGCTGCGACATGGTGCTGCTGTGCAACCAGTCGGTCGGCGATGGCCAGCCGGTGGACGAGCTGCTCGACGGCATGGCCGAGGCGCTGCTCAAAGGCCAGTGGGAGGCGATGGAAGCCAGCGAGCTGCGGCGGCTGGCCTTGCTGCCGCAGGGCAGGGCGTTCGGCTGGGACGAGCTGATGGTGCAGCCGGCGTACATGCATGCGCTGGGGCTGGTTCCCTGA
- a CDS encoding YgjP-like metallopeptidase domain-containing protein produces the protein MKYLAGYPENLTAQVQQLLTQGRLGEVLLAKYPQAHGVRTDKALYDYVMGLKNDFLRNSEPLSKVAFDSKLHVIAHALGTHTTVSRVQGSKLKAKREIRVATLFKDVPVEFLRMIAVHELAHIKEKAHDKAFYQLCTYMEPQYHQYEFDLRVYLTHLDEVGKLAWPGA, from the coding sequence TTGAAGTACCTTGCCGGTTACCCGGAAAATCTCACCGCACAGGTGCAGCAGTTGCTCACGCAAGGCCGGCTGGGCGAGGTGCTGCTCGCCAAATACCCGCAGGCCCACGGCGTGCGGACGGACAAGGCCTTGTACGACTACGTGATGGGCCTGAAGAACGACTTCCTGCGCAACTCGGAGCCCCTCTCCAAGGTTGCGTTCGACAGCAAGCTCCACGTGATCGCCCACGCGCTGGGCACGCACACCACCGTGTCACGCGTGCAGGGGAGCAAACTCAAAGCCAAACGCGAGATTCGCGTGGCCACGCTGTTCAAGGACGTACCGGTGGAGTTTTTGCGGATGATTGCGGTGCACGAACTGGCGCACATCAAGGAGAAGGCGCATGACAAGGCCTTCTACCAGCTGTGCACCTACATGGAGCCGCAGTATCACCAGTATGAGTTTGATTTGCGGGTGTACCTCACGCACCTGGATGAGGTGGGGAAGCTGGCGTGGCCCGGGGCATAG
- the lysS gene encoding lysine--tRNA ligase, with protein MSNQPTPPTAASNTAPAPQDDNKLIVERREKLKVLRQNQADGKGVAFPNDFKPADHAGKLHAAHGDKDGEALAAEAIPAKIAGRMMLKRVMGKASFATLQDSTGRIQIFLTRDEIGEELYAAFKHWDLGDIIAAEGKVFKTKTGELSIHATSVRLLTKSLRPLPGDFYGMADQEQKYRQRYVDLITDEQARKRFTARSKAVSSIREFMVAHDFLEVETPMLHPIPGGANAKPFKTHHNALDQEMFLRIAPELYLKRLIVGGFDRVFEINRSYRNEGISVRHNPEFTMMEFYAAYWDYNDLMDFTEALIRDAAQKAVGTLQLSYGGKEEKVDLAKPFARLTIREAILKHTEAGEHVDDAAWLTNALRKLGMNEEKDRLSTRSLASLQVLYFEELVEEKLWQPTFIMEHPTEISPLARANDTRPEVTERFELYITGREFGNGFSELNDAEEQAARFNAQVAAKDSGDDEAMFYDHDFVRALEYGMPPTGGCGVGIDRLMMLLTDSASIRDVILFPALRREV; from the coding sequence ATGTCCAACCAGCCGACTCCGCCCACTGCCGCAAGCAACACCGCCCCCGCCCCGCAGGACGACAACAAGCTGATCGTCGAGCGCCGCGAAAAGCTCAAGGTCTTGCGCCAGAACCAGGCAGACGGCAAAGGCGTGGCCTTTCCCAACGACTTCAAGCCCGCCGACCACGCCGGCAAGCTGCACGCCGCCCACGGCGACAAGGATGGCGAAGCGCTGGCCGCGGAAGCGATTCCCGCCAAGATTGCCGGCCGCATGATGCTCAAGCGCGTGATGGGCAAGGCGAGTTTTGCGACCCTGCAAGACAGCACCGGGCGTATCCAGATTTTCCTCACGCGCGACGAAATCGGCGAAGAGCTCTACGCCGCCTTCAAGCACTGGGATCTGGGCGACATCATCGCGGCCGAGGGCAAGGTCTTCAAGACCAAGACCGGCGAGCTGTCCATCCACGCGACCAGCGTGCGCCTGTTGACGAAGAGCCTGCGCCCCCTGCCCGGCGATTTTTACGGCATGGCCGACCAGGAACAAAAATACCGCCAGCGTTATGTCGACCTGATCACCGACGAGCAGGCCCGCAAGCGCTTCACCGCGCGCAGCAAGGCCGTCAGCTCGATCCGCGAATTCATGGTCGCCCACGACTTCCTCGAAGTCGAAACGCCGATGCTGCACCCCATCCCGGGCGGCGCCAATGCCAAGCCCTTCAAGACGCACCACAACGCGCTGGACCAGGAGATGTTTTTGCGCATCGCGCCGGAGCTCTACCTCAAGCGCCTGATCGTTGGCGGTTTTGACCGCGTCTTCGAGATCAACCGCAGCTACCGCAACGAGGGCATCTCGGTGCGGCACAACCCCGAATTCACCATGATGGAGTTCTATGCGGCGTACTGGGACTACAACGACCTGATGGACTTCACCGAGGCATTGATCCGCGACGCCGCGCAAAAGGCTGTGGGCACGCTGCAGTTGAGCTACGGCGGCAAGGAAGAAAAGGTCGACCTCGCCAAACCCTTTGCCCGCCTGACGATCCGCGAAGCCATCCTCAAGCACACCGAAGCCGGCGAGCATGTCGACGACGCCGCCTGGCTGACGAATGCGCTGCGCAAGCTGGGCATGAACGAGGAAAAAGACCGCCTCTCAACCCGCTCGCTGGCCAGCCTGCAGGTGCTGTATTTTGAAGAGCTGGTCGAGGAAAAGCTCTGGCAGCCGACCTTCATCATGGAGCACCCGACGGAGATTTCGCCGCTGGCGCGTGCCAACGACACACGCCCCGAAGTGACCGAGCGCTTTGAGCTGTACATCACCGGCCGCGAATTCGGCAACGGCTTCAGCGAGCTGAACGACGCCGAAGAGCAGGCCGCCCGCTTCAACGCCCAGGTGGCCGCCAAAGACAGCGGCGACGACGAAGCCATGTTCTATGACCACGACTTTGTGCGCGCCCTCGAATACGGCATGCCGCCCACCGGCGGCTGCGGCGTGGGGATTGACCGCCTGATGATGCTGTTGACGGACAGCGCCAGCATTCGCGACGTGATTCTCTTTCCTGCATTGCGACGTGAGGTTTAG
- a CDS encoding LON peptidase substrate-binding domain-containing protein — protein MPEALTLSSLPLFPLGAVLYPGGLLPLRIFEVRYLDMIGKCHKAGAPFGVVSLTEGSEVRRPADAGSPTGDGFANEVFSTVGTLATITEFSIPQPGLMVIRCTGAQRFEISRREKLKHGLWIADVTRLEDDQSVAVPPDLQGTADALGRLIKSLQVRDIPQAQMPLLAPYRLDDCGWVSNRWCELLPIPLELKQRLMALDNPLARLELVSDILERTGIAL, from the coding sequence ATGCCAGAAGCCTTGACGCTGAGCTCCCTTCCCCTCTTTCCGCTGGGCGCGGTGTTGTATCCCGGCGGCTTGCTGCCGCTGCGCATCTTCGAGGTCCGCTACCTCGACATGATCGGCAAATGCCACAAGGCCGGCGCGCCTTTCGGCGTGGTGTCGCTCACCGAAGGCTCCGAGGTGCGCCGGCCGGCAGACGCCGGCTCCCCCACGGGTGACGGCTTTGCGAACGAAGTTTTCAGCACCGTGGGCACCCTTGCCACCATCACCGAATTCTCCATTCCCCAGCCGGGCCTGATGGTCATCCGCTGCACCGGTGCGCAGCGCTTTGAAATATCCCGCCGTGAAAAACTCAAGCACGGCTTGTGGATCGCCGATGTCACCCGGCTCGAAGACGACCAGTCCGTCGCTGTTCCGCCCGACCTGCAGGGCACAGCCGACGCCCTGGGCAGGCTGATCAAAAGCCTGCAGGTGCGCGACATACCGCAGGCCCAGATGCCGCTGCTGGCGCCCTACCGGCTGGACGATTGCGGCTGGGTGTCCAATCGCTGGTGCGAGCTGCTGCCGATCCCGCTGGAGCTCAAGCAACGCCTGATGGCGCTGGACAACCCCCTGGCGCGGCTGGAGCTGGTGAGCGATATCCTCGAGCGCACCGGCATCGCGCTCTGA
- the accD gene encoding acetyl-CoA carboxylase, carboxyltransferase subunit beta, protein MSWLEKLLPPKISPTDPTERRSVPEGLWIKCPSCEAVLYKTDLEKNQNVCPQCSHHHRIGARARLDAFLDPEGRYELGQEVLPVDALKFKDSRKYPERLKEALENTQETDALVVMGGAVHSIGVVVACFEFDFMGGSMGSVVGERFVRGVHAAIEQKVPFICFTATGGARMQEGLLSLMQMAKTNAALTRLAKKGLPYISVLTDPTMGGVSAGFAFVGDIVIAEPKALIGFAGPRVIESTVRVTLPEGFQRAEFLQTKGAVDLICDRRELRKTVANSLAMLLRQPADAVS, encoded by the coding sequence ATGTCTTGGTTAGAAAAACTCCTCCCGCCCAAAATCAGCCCCACCGACCCGACCGAGCGCCGCAGCGTGCCCGAAGGCCTGTGGATCAAATGCCCGAGCTGCGAGGCCGTGCTCTACAAGACCGACCTGGAAAAAAACCAGAACGTCTGCCCGCAGTGCAGCCATCACCACCGCATAGGCGCACGCGCCCGGCTGGATGCTTTTCTGGACCCGGAAGGCCGTTATGAGCTGGGGCAGGAAGTTCTGCCCGTCGACGCCCTCAAATTCAAGGACAGCCGCAAGTACCCCGAGCGCCTGAAAGAAGCCCTCGAAAACACCCAGGAGACCGACGCACTCGTGGTCATGGGCGGCGCGGTGCACAGCATCGGCGTGGTGGTGGCCTGTTTTGAATTCGACTTCATGGGCGGCAGCATGGGCAGCGTGGTGGGCGAGCGCTTTGTGCGCGGCGTGCACGCGGCCATCGAGCAAAAAGTGCCTTTTATCTGCTTTACCGCCACCGGCGGCGCGCGCATGCAGGAAGGCCTTTTGAGCCTGATGCAGATGGCCAAAACCAACGCCGCCCTGACCCGCCTGGCCAAAAAAGGCCTGCCCTACATCAGCGTGCTGACCGACCCGACCATGGGCGGTGTGAGCGCCGGCTTTGCCTTCGTAGGCGACATTGTGATTGCCGAGCCCAAGGCCCTGATCGGCTTTGCCGGCCCGCGTGTGATTGAGTCCACCGTGCGCGTGACGCTGCCGGAAGGCTTCCAGCGTGCCGAGTTCCTGCAGACCAAGGGCGCTGTCGACCTGATTTGCGACCGCCGGGAACTGCGCAAGACCGTGGCCAACTCGCTGGCCATGCTGCTGCGCCAGCCGGCCGATGCCGTCAGCTGA
- the trpA gene encoding tryptophan synthase subunit alpha, with amino-acid sequence MSRIATTFSTLKSQGRKALIPYVTAGYPFADVTPELMHAMVAGGADVIELGVPFSDPSADGPVIQKAGEKALSLGIGLAQVLEMVRQFRTKNSTMPIVLMGYANPVERYDIKHGGSKTESAFIRDAAQAGVDGVLIVDYPPEECVEFAARLRAHGMDLIFLLAPTSTDTRMAQVAEVASGYVYYVSLKGVTGAGTLDVDAVEAMLPRIRKHVNVPVGVGFGIRDAATAKAIGKVADAVVIGSKIIQLIENQPRDKVAAVAHDFLKEIRTALD; translated from the coding sequence ATGAGCCGCATTGCGACCACCTTCTCCACGCTCAAAAGCCAGGGCCGCAAGGCCTTGATTCCCTACGTCACGGCGGGCTACCCGTTTGCCGACGTCACCCCCGAGCTGATGCACGCGATGGTAGCCGGTGGCGCCGACGTGATCGAACTGGGCGTGCCGTTTTCCGACCCGAGTGCCGACGGTCCCGTGATCCAGAAGGCCGGTGAAAAAGCCTTGTCGCTGGGCATTGGCCTGGCGCAGGTACTGGAGATGGTGCGCCAGTTCCGCACCAAAAACAGCACTATGCCCATCGTTCTGATGGGCTACGCCAACCCGGTCGAGCGCTACGACATCAAACACGGCGGCAGCAAAACCGAAAGCGCCTTCATCCGCGACGCCGCACAGGCCGGCGTGGACGGCGTGCTGATCGTCGACTACCCGCCGGAAGAATGCGTGGAATTCGCCGCCCGGCTGCGTGCCCATGGCATGGACCTGATCTTCCTGCTGGCCCCCACCAGCACCGACACCCGCATGGCCCAGGTGGCCGAAGTGGCCAGCGGTTATGTGTACTACGTCTCGCTCAAGGGCGTGACAGGCGCCGGCACGCTGGACGTGGACGCCGTGGAAGCCATGCTGCCGCGCATCCGCAAGCATGTGAACGTGCCCGTGGGCGTCGGCTTCGGCATTCGCGATGCCGCCACGGCCAAGGCTATCGGCAAGGTGGCCGACGCGGTGGTGATCGGCAGCAAGATCATCCAGCTGATTGAAAACCAGCCGCGGGACAAGGTTGCCGCGGTTGCGCATGACTTTTTGAAGGAAATCCGTACTGCTTTGGACTGA